A genomic stretch from Astatotilapia calliptera chromosome 4, fAstCal1.2, whole genome shotgun sequence includes:
- the rad23aa gene encoding UV excision repair protein RAD23 homolog A isoform X1, which yields MQITLKTLQQQTIQIEIDPEQTVKALKEKIEAERGKDNFPVSGQKLIYAGKILQDDTPIKDYKIDEKNFVVVMVSKAKPAVAASPSVSEAPKPPVQDSGSTSTAAPTTNPTPAPAPAPAAVPIPSGEAKEESSAVATEPQQPASSSGGSQGLDASSTLVTGAEYEAMLTEIMSMGYERERVVAALRASFNNPHRAVEYLLTGIPSSPVQESNPPAQAPTSGTTEAPSVPEGENPLAFLRTQPQFLHMRQAIQQNPALLPALLQQLGRENPQLLQQISQHQELFIQMLNEPVGEGGDAPEVGEMGAAGEEGAPVNYIQVTPQEKEAIERLKALGFPEALVIQAYFACEKNENLAANFLLNQGLEDD from the exons ATGCAGATCACACTTAAAacgctgcagcagcagactaTTCAGATTGAGATAGACCCCGAACAAACG gtgAAGGCCTTGAAAGAGAAGATAGAAGCAGAAAGGGGAAAAGACAACTTTCCTGTGTCCGGGCAGAAGCTGATATATGCTGGGAAAATTTTGCAAGATGACACACCGATTAAGGACTACAAAATTGATGAGAAGAACTTTGTTGTAGTGATGGTGTCCAAG gctAAGCCTGCAGTTGCAGCCTCACCATCAGTCTCAGAAGCACCCAAACCCCCAGTACAGGACTCTGGCTCCACATCAACAGCTGCCCCGACTACAAACCCAACTCCAGCCCCAGCCCCTGCCCCTGCAGCTGTCCCCATTCCTAGCGGGGAGGCCAAAGAGGAGTCAAGTGCCGTAGCCACAGAACCACAACAACCAGCTAG CTCCAGTGGTGGAAGTCAGGGCCTGGATGCATCCTCGACGCTGG TGACCGGAGCGGAGTATGAGGCGATGCTGACGGAGATCATGTCTATGGGCTATGAAAGGGAGAGAGTTGTGGCTGCGCTACGGGCCAGTTTCAACAACCCCCACAGAGCCGTGGAGTACCTTCTTACT GGTATCCCTAGCAGCCCAGTCCAGGAGAGTAATCCCCCAGCGCAGGCTCCCACATCTGGAACCACAGAAGCTCCGTCTGTACCAGAAG GAGAGAACCCGCTTGCATTCCTGCGCACTCAGCCCCAGTTCCTGCACATGAGACAGGCCATCCAGCAGAACCCCGCCCTGCTTCCCGCTCTCCTCCAGCAGCTAGGCCGGGAGAATCCTCAGCTTCTACAG CAAATCAGTCAGCATCAGGAGCTGTTTATCCAGATGTTGAACGAACCAGTGGGAGAGGGGGGAGATGCACCAGAGGTTGGAGAGATGGGGGCAGCAGGGGAGGAAGGCGCGCCTGTCAACTACATCCAGGTTACACCTCAGGAGAAGGAAGCCATTGAAAGG TTAAAAGCGTTGGGTTTCCCTGAGGCGCTGGTCATTCAGGCCTACTTTGCCTGCGAGAAGAACGAGAACCTGGCGGCCAACTTTCTCCTCAACCAGGGACTGGAAGACGACTGA
- the rad23aa gene encoding UV excision repair protein RAD23 homolog A isoform X2, which translates to MVKALKEKIEAERGKDNFPVSGQKLIYAGKILQDDTPIKDYKIDEKNFVVVMVSKAKPAVAASPSVSEAPKPPVQDSGSTSTAAPTTNPTPAPAPAPAAVPIPSGEAKEESSAVATEPQQPASSSGGSQGLDASSTLVTGAEYEAMLTEIMSMGYERERVVAALRASFNNPHRAVEYLLTGIPSSPVQESNPPAQAPTSGTTEAPSVPEGENPLAFLRTQPQFLHMRQAIQQNPALLPALLQQLGRENPQLLQQISQHQELFIQMLNEPVGEGGDAPEVGEMGAAGEEGAPVNYIQVTPQEKEAIERLKALGFPEALVIQAYFACEKNENLAANFLLNQGLEDD; encoded by the exons ATG gtgAAGGCCTTGAAAGAGAAGATAGAAGCAGAAAGGGGAAAAGACAACTTTCCTGTGTCCGGGCAGAAGCTGATATATGCTGGGAAAATTTTGCAAGATGACACACCGATTAAGGACTACAAAATTGATGAGAAGAACTTTGTTGTAGTGATGGTGTCCAAG gctAAGCCTGCAGTTGCAGCCTCACCATCAGTCTCAGAAGCACCCAAACCCCCAGTACAGGACTCTGGCTCCACATCAACAGCTGCCCCGACTACAAACCCAACTCCAGCCCCAGCCCCTGCCCCTGCAGCTGTCCCCATTCCTAGCGGGGAGGCCAAAGAGGAGTCAAGTGCCGTAGCCACAGAACCACAACAACCAGCTAG CTCCAGTGGTGGAAGTCAGGGCCTGGATGCATCCTCGACGCTGG TGACCGGAGCGGAGTATGAGGCGATGCTGACGGAGATCATGTCTATGGGCTATGAAAGGGAGAGAGTTGTGGCTGCGCTACGGGCCAGTTTCAACAACCCCCACAGAGCCGTGGAGTACCTTCTTACT GGTATCCCTAGCAGCCCAGTCCAGGAGAGTAATCCCCCAGCGCAGGCTCCCACATCTGGAACCACAGAAGCTCCGTCTGTACCAGAAG GAGAGAACCCGCTTGCATTCCTGCGCACTCAGCCCCAGTTCCTGCACATGAGACAGGCCATCCAGCAGAACCCCGCCCTGCTTCCCGCTCTCCTCCAGCAGCTAGGCCGGGAGAATCCTCAGCTTCTACAG CAAATCAGTCAGCATCAGGAGCTGTTTATCCAGATGTTGAACGAACCAGTGGGAGAGGGGGGAGATGCACCAGAGGTTGGAGAGATGGGGGCAGCAGGGGAGGAAGGCGCGCCTGTCAACTACATCCAGGTTACACCTCAGGAGAAGGAAGCCATTGAAAGG TTAAAAGCGTTGGGTTTCCCTGAGGCGCTGGTCATTCAGGCCTACTTTGCCTGCGAGAAGAACGAGAACCTGGCGGCCAACTTTCTCCTCAACCAGGGACTGGAAGACGACTGA